The Setaria italica strain Yugu1 chromosome IX, Setaria_italica_v2.0, whole genome shotgun sequence genome has a window encoding:
- the LOC101765244 gene encoding probable ion channel CASTOR isoform X2, which produces MPLDPDSSSSPPPPAAQHRDWFFPPAPPFLPSSRARTPRTPFPFTYRSSKPYSVYSLPDRRPPPTPRSRSRSPHPPPEQQQQQAPPPPPAPRRRDPRYAGVRRDDARTAASEKAAPPTAALVHGRKPAASAITPRWSGVLSAAVILPCLVSLLRRNFSLHDEVYHLQEQLAVATTKLQSCIIGSSSDMSDISFLHQDDNVAMPNRSLKNFSLLISLSVLYAPLVILKYIDLVSKIRSSPDSEEVPINKRFAYRVDIFLSLQPYAKPLVLLVATLLLIALGGLALFGVTDDSLSDCLWLSWTFVADSGNHANAVGFGPKLVSVSISIGGMLVFAMMLGLVTDSISEKFDSLRKGRSEVIEQSHTLILGWSDKLGSLLNQIAIANESLGGGTIVVMAERDKEEMEADIAKMEFDLKGTAVICRSGSPLILADLKKVSVSKARAIVVLAEEGNADQSDARALRTVLSLTGVKEGLRGHIVVELSDLDNEVLVKLVGGDLVETVVAHDVIGRLMIQCARQPGLAQIWEDILGFENCEFYIKRWPKLDGMRFEDVLISFPDAVPCGIKVASYGGKIILNPDDCYVLQEGDEVIVIAEDDDTYAPAPLPKVKEAVYIDIVHPERNPQKILLCGWRRDIDDMIMVLDAFLAPGSELWMFNDVPEVDRERKLIDGGLDFSRLDNITLVHREGNAVIRRHLESLPLESFDSILILADESVEDSAIQADSRSLATLLLIRDIQAKRLPYKEAMVSPVPRGTFSEGAWIGEMQQASDKSVIISEILDPRTKNLMSMSKISDYVLSNELVSMALAMVAEDRQINDVLEELFAEQGNEMQIRPSDLYLRDEEELNFFEVILRARQRKEIVIGYRLEGAERAIINPTDKVSRRRWSPKDVFVVISEKE; this is translated from the exons ATGCCCCTGGACCCCgactcctcctcgtcgccgccgccgccggctgcgcaACACCGCGATTGGTTcttcccgccggcgccgcccttcctcccctcctccagGGCCCGAACACCCAGGACCCCCTTCCCCTTCACCTACCGCTCCTCCAAGCCCTACTCCGTCTACTCGCTGCCcgaccgccggccgcctcctacGCCACGCTCCCGCTCGCGCTCCCCGCACCCACcgccggagcagcagcagcagcaggcgccgccgcctccgcccgcgccgcgccgtcgtgACCCCCGGTACGCCGGCGTCCGCCGCGATGATGCCCGTACGGCTGCCTCCGAGAAAGCCGCGCCCCCGACGGCCGCGCTGGTGCACGGGAGGAAGCCGGCAGCATCGGCGATCACCCCGCGGTGGTCGGGGGTGCTCTCCGCGGCG GTTATTTTACCGTGCTTAGTCTCCCTTCTCCGTAGGAACTTCTCCTTACACGATGAGGTTTACCATTTGCAG GAACAGCTTGCTGTAGCTACTACAAAACTTCAGTCATGTATTATAGGCTCCTCCTCGGATATGAGCGACATTAGTTTCCTGCATCAGGATGACAACGTTGCCATGCCAAACAGAAGTCTTAAGAACTTTTCCCTGCTTATCTCACTTTCTGTACTGTATGCACCACTGGTAATTCTCAAGTACATAGACCTGGTGTCAAAGATAAGGAGTTCACCTGACTCTGAAGAAGTTCCCATAAACAAGCGGTTCGCATACAGAGTTGATATATTTTTGTCACTTCAACCGTATGCTAAACCGTTGGTTCTACTTGTTGCTACACTGTTGCTGATTGCTCTTGGTGGGTTGGCTCTGTTTGGTGTGACTGATGATAGCTTATCTGATTGTCTTTGGCTGTCCTGGACCTTCGTTGCTGACTCAGGGAACCATGCTAACGCAGTGGGTTTTGGACCCAAGCTGGTTTCAGTTTCAATTAGTATTGGTGGGATGCTGGTTTTTGCCATGATGCTTGGTCTTGTCACCGATTCAATCTCTGAGAAGTTTGATTCTTTGAGGAAAGGAAGAAGTGAAGTCATAGAGCAGAGCCACACTCTGATTCTTGGATGGAGCGACAAGTTG GGATCTTTGCTGAACCAAATCGCCATTGCTAATGAAAGCTTGGGAGGTGGGACCATTGTAGTGATGGCAGAGAGAGACAAAGAGGAAATGGAAGCAGACATTGCTAAAATGGAGTTTGACTTGAAAGGAACAGCTGTAATATGTAGAAGTGGAAGCCCTCTGATTCTCGCTGACCTGAAAAAG GTCTCAGTTTCAAAGGCACGAGCAATTGTGGTTCTAGCCGAAGAAGGAAACGCTGACCAG AGTGATGCACGGGCACTGCGAACAGTCTTGAGTTTAACTGGAGTTAAAGAGGGACTAAGAGGTCATATAGTAGTTGAGCTTAGTGATCTCGACAATGAAGTTCTAGTCAAACTTGTTGGTGGAGATCTTGTGGAAACCGTTGTTGCACATGATGTGATCGGTCGATTGATGATACAGTGTGCACGTCAGCCAGGTCTTGCTCAG ATATGGGAAGATATTCTTGGCTTTGAGAACTGTGAATTCTACATCAAGAGATGGCCTAAGTTGGATGGAATGCGATTTGAAGATGTGCTGATTAGCTTTCCTGATGCTGTTCCATGTGGCATAAAAGTGGCATCTTATGGGGGCAAGATTATTTTAAACCCTGATGATTGTTATGTTTTGCAAGAGGGTGATGAGGTGATAGTAATTGCAGAAGATGATGACACATATGCCCCAGCACCGTTGCCCAAG GTTAAAGAGGCTGTTTACATAGACATTGTTCACCCTGAAAGAAATCCTCAGAAGATTCTTCTTTGTGGATGGCGACGGGATATAGATGATATGATTATG GTACTTGATGCTTTCCTTGCGCCAGGATCAGAGTTGTGGATGTTTAATGATGTCCCTGAGGTTGACAGGGAAAGAAAGCTGATTGATGGAGGTCTGGACTTCAGTCGTCTAGATAATATTACTTTGGTGCATCGTGAAGGAAATGCTGTCATTCGCCGTCACCTGGAGAGCCTCCCTTTAGAATCAtttgattct ATCCTGATTTTGGCAGATGAATCTGTAGAAGATTCAGCAATCCAAGCTGACTCGAGATCACTTGCAACATTACTGCTGATCAGAGATATTCAG GCAAAACGGCTTCCATATAAGGAAGCAATGGTTTCACCTGTTCCCCGAGGGACCTTTTCTGAAGGTGCTTGGATAGGGGAGATGCAACAAGCATCTGACAAATCTGTTATAATTAGTGAGATTTTGGATCCTAGGACTAAAAATTTGATGTCAATGTCAAAAATCAGTGACTATGTTCTTTCAAATGAACTTGTGAGCATGGCATTGGCAATGGTTGCAGAAGATCGGCAGATAAATGATGTCTTGGAGGAGCTCTTTGCCGAACAG GGAAATGAAATGCAAATACGACCATCAGATTTGTACCTTAGAGATGAAGAGGAGTTAAATTTCTTCGAGGTCATTTTACGTGCTAGACAGAGGAAAGAGATTGTCATTGGGTACCGTCTTGAAGGTGCTGAGCGTGCCATAATCAATCCAACAGACAAGGTTTCAAGGCGAAGGTGGTCGCCCAAGGATGTTTTTGTTGTTATATCCGAGAAAGAATGA
- the LOC101766472 gene encoding protein ACCELERATED CELL DEATH 6 yields MASSNGGQPAPQMTLVSMAGAREDHTFASYIEQRKHRHGRQSMVMYPMLRRVFCRHCRRWSRGEDHTLTPCLVSSHDVEQVPEPVDELALEVRSCFRCAQEICEKTRYLRDEAPASRGRDTPLHQAARSRNLTMFCHLVTLVGEEGGHGLVVQALRKTNDRKETALHVAVRIGDRDMVELMLWVDPQLGQIACHYISPIYLAVSLGRKDIAEALHDASGPCHIVSYSGPSGRNALHAAVLHGDEMTKSVLAWSEDLTKQDNNGSTPLHFAVSVQQRPFISFGIFGTYTWSEKVPTWQLLDADSSMAYREDDQGLLPVHIAAMTNQNIAIRILLRRCPGCMGLRDEQGRTFLHVAVQNKASRVVSTACKLKQCAPIMNIQDEDGNTALHLAVDNQNISMVIRLLRNQHVCLNLRNAEGQTELDLARSRIREGFFFRWNPDKVIYRMLVALGAKHGNDYRWDRLLQNRFKPKAGDDAEARKLLEKEESDKLTSSTQTLSIGSVLIATVTFGASFALPGGNIADDHPNGGSPTLAGRWYFDAFVVANTLAFLCSSLATVGLMFSGMGMVTLPFRRLHFNISLLFASSAVTSLTAAFALGVYMVLAPVARSTAIAICAISPVVLLYRSAQDLWRIALVSGILYRRRGLPVWLMYSVQAVFGQFVLHLWPFAVIFGWAGYLRERRHG; encoded by the exons ATGGCGTCAAGCAATGGCGGCCAACCTGCGCCGCAAATGACCCTTGTGTCCATGGCGGGTGCCAGAGAAGATCACACCTTCGCCTCCTATATCGAGCAGCGGAAGCATCGTCACGGCAGACAATCGATGGTCATGTATCCTATGCTCCGTCGTGTCTTTTGCAGGCATTGCAGGCGGTGGTCGCGGGGTGAAGACCACACGCTCACCCcctgtcttgtgtcctcgcatGACGTCGAGCAAGTGCCGGAGCCCGTTGACGAGCTTGCGTTGGAGGTGCGTTCTTGTTTCAGATGCGCGCAGGAGATCTGCGAGAAGACCCGGTATCTCCGGGACGAGGCGCCGGCAAGCAGGGGCCGGGACACGCCGCTGCATCAGGCTGCAAGGTCCAGGAACCTGACTATGTTTTGCCATCTCGTCACGTTGGTGGGCGAGGAGGGCGGCCATGGCCTGGTGGTCCAGGCGCTGAGGAAGACCAACGACCGCAAGGAGACGGCCTTGCACGTGGCAGTCAGGATCGGCGACAGGGACATGGTCGAACTGATGTTGTGGGTGGATCCACAGCTTGGCCAAATTGCGTGCCATTATATCTCGCCAATTTACCTAGCCGTTTCTCTGGGACGCAAGGACATCGCGGAGGCCCTGCACGATGCTTCAGGACCTTGTCACATCGTGTCCTACTCCGGACCGAGCGGGCGAAATGCCTTACACGCTGCTGTTCTTCATGGAGACG AGATGACAAAAAGTGTACTCGCTTGGAGCGAGGACCTTACCAAGCAGGACAATAATGGTAGCACCCCTCTCCACTTTGCTGTATCGGTGCAACAACGTCCATTCATTTCTTTTGGAATATTTGGGACATATACATGGTCAGAAAAAGTCCCAACCTGGCAGCTACTGGATGCTGACTCATCCATGGCTTATCGGGAGGATGACCAAGGTTTGTTGCCCGTGCACATTGCTGCCATGACAAATCAGAATATCGCTATTCGCATTCTCCTCCGGAGATGCCCAGGTTGCATGGGTTTGCGTGACGAGCAAGGAAGAACCTTCCTTCATGTTGCTGTCCAGAACAAGGCATCCCGAGTCGTAAGTACAGCTTGCAAATTAAAACAATGTGCACCCATAATGAATATTCAGGACGAGGATGGCAACACCGCGCTGCACCTAGCTGTGGATAATCAGAATATTTCAATGGTCATTCGTCTGCTGCGGAACCAGCATGTTTGCTTAAATTTAAGGAATGCAGAAGGGCAAACGGAACTGGATCTAGCAAGGAGCAGGATACGCGAAGGTTTTTTCTTTAGATGG AATCCAGACAAGGTCATCTACAGAATGCTCGTAGCCTTGGGGGCTAAGCATGGTAATGACTACCGGTGGGACCGTCTTTTACAAAACCGCTTTAAACCTAAAGCAGGTGATGATGCTGAGGCACGCAAATTATTGGAGAAAGAAGAGTCAGATAAGCTGACAAGCTCGACCCAAACTCTCAGCATCGGTTCAGTGCTCATCGCGACTGTGACCTTCGGTGCATCTTTCGCGCTGCCTGGAGGAAACATAGCCGACGACCACCCTAACGGTGGCTCACCAACACTTGCCGGGAGGTGGTACTTCGACGCGTTCGTGGTGGCCAATACATTGGCTTTCCTCTGTTCATCTCTGGCTACCGTTGGTCTCATGTTCTCTGGCATGGGCATGGTTACACTGCCCTTCCGTCGCCTGCACTTCAACATATCCTTGCTCTTTGCCTCGAGCGCAGTCACATCCTTGACCGCTGCCTTTGCATTGGGCGTCTATATGGTGTTGGCGCCAGTTGCACGGTCAACTGCCATTGCAATATGTGCCATCAGTCCTGTCGTGTTGCTCTACAGGAGCGCACAAGATTTATGGAGAATTGCTCTTGTTTCAGGAATACTGTATAGGAGAAGAGGATTACCGGTTTGGCTCATGTATAGTGTTCAGGCTGTCTTCGGTCAATTTGTTCTCCATCTTTGGCCGTTTGCGGTAATATTTGGTTGGGCAGGTTATTTAAGGGAACGCCGGCATGGTTGA
- the LOC101765244 gene encoding probable ion channel CASTOR isoform X1, with the protein MPLDPDSSSSPPPPAAQHRDWFFPPAPPFLPSSRARTPRTPFPFTYRSSKPYSVYSLPDRRPPPTPRSRSRSPHPPPEQQQQQAPPPPPAPRRRDPRYAGVRRDDARTAASEKAAPPTAALVHGRKPAASAITPRWSGVLSAAVILPCLVSLLRRNFSLHDEVYHLQEQLAVATTKLQSCIIGSSSDMSDISFLHQDDNVAMPNRSLKNFSLLISLSVLYAPLVILKYIDLVSKIRSSPDSEEVPINKRFAYRVDIFLSLQPYAKPLVLLVATLLLIALGGLALFGVTDDSLSDCLWLSWTFVADSGNHANAVGFGPKLVSVSISIGGMLVFAMMLGLVTDSISEKFDSLRKGRSEVIEQSHTLILGWSDKLGSLLNQIAIANESLGGGTIVVMAERDKEEMEADIAKMEFDLKGTAVICRSGSPLILADLKKVSVSKARAIVVLAEEGNADQSDARALRTVLSLTGVKEGLRGHIVVELSDLDNEVLVKLVGGDLVETVVAHDVIGRLMIQCARQPGLAQIWEDILGFENCEFYIKRWPKLDGMRFEDVLISFPDAVPCGIKVASYGGKIILNPDDCYVLQEGDEVIVIAEDDDTYAPAPLPKVRRGYLPKDFVVPKSPERILFCGWRRDIEDMIMVLDAFLAPGSELWMFNDVPEVDRERKLIDGGLDFSRLDNITLVHREGNAVIRRHLESLPLESFDSILILADESVEDSAIQADSRSLATLLLIRDIQAKRLPYKEAMVSPVPRGTFSEGAWIGEMQQASDKSVIISEILDPRTKNLMSMSKISDYVLSNELVSMALAMVAEDRQINDVLEELFAEQGNEMQIRPSDLYLRDEEELNFFEVILRARQRKEIVIGYRLEGAERAIINPTDKVSRRRWSPKDVFVVISEKE; encoded by the exons ATGCCCCTGGACCCCgactcctcctcgtcgccgccgccgccggctgcgcaACACCGCGATTGGTTcttcccgccggcgccgcccttcctcccctcctccagGGCCCGAACACCCAGGACCCCCTTCCCCTTCACCTACCGCTCCTCCAAGCCCTACTCCGTCTACTCGCTGCCcgaccgccggccgcctcctacGCCACGCTCCCGCTCGCGCTCCCCGCACCCACcgccggagcagcagcagcagcaggcgccgccgcctccgcccgcgccgcgccgtcgtgACCCCCGGTACGCCGGCGTCCGCCGCGATGATGCCCGTACGGCTGCCTCCGAGAAAGCCGCGCCCCCGACGGCCGCGCTGGTGCACGGGAGGAAGCCGGCAGCATCGGCGATCACCCCGCGGTGGTCGGGGGTGCTCTCCGCGGCG GTTATTTTACCGTGCTTAGTCTCCCTTCTCCGTAGGAACTTCTCCTTACACGATGAGGTTTACCATTTGCAG GAACAGCTTGCTGTAGCTACTACAAAACTTCAGTCATGTATTATAGGCTCCTCCTCGGATATGAGCGACATTAGTTTCCTGCATCAGGATGACAACGTTGCCATGCCAAACAGAAGTCTTAAGAACTTTTCCCTGCTTATCTCACTTTCTGTACTGTATGCACCACTGGTAATTCTCAAGTACATAGACCTGGTGTCAAAGATAAGGAGTTCACCTGACTCTGAAGAAGTTCCCATAAACAAGCGGTTCGCATACAGAGTTGATATATTTTTGTCACTTCAACCGTATGCTAAACCGTTGGTTCTACTTGTTGCTACACTGTTGCTGATTGCTCTTGGTGGGTTGGCTCTGTTTGGTGTGACTGATGATAGCTTATCTGATTGTCTTTGGCTGTCCTGGACCTTCGTTGCTGACTCAGGGAACCATGCTAACGCAGTGGGTTTTGGACCCAAGCTGGTTTCAGTTTCAATTAGTATTGGTGGGATGCTGGTTTTTGCCATGATGCTTGGTCTTGTCACCGATTCAATCTCTGAGAAGTTTGATTCTTTGAGGAAAGGAAGAAGTGAAGTCATAGAGCAGAGCCACACTCTGATTCTTGGATGGAGCGACAAGTTG GGATCTTTGCTGAACCAAATCGCCATTGCTAATGAAAGCTTGGGAGGTGGGACCATTGTAGTGATGGCAGAGAGAGACAAAGAGGAAATGGAAGCAGACATTGCTAAAATGGAGTTTGACTTGAAAGGAACAGCTGTAATATGTAGAAGTGGAAGCCCTCTGATTCTCGCTGACCTGAAAAAG GTCTCAGTTTCAAAGGCACGAGCAATTGTGGTTCTAGCCGAAGAAGGAAACGCTGACCAG AGTGATGCACGGGCACTGCGAACAGTCTTGAGTTTAACTGGAGTTAAAGAGGGACTAAGAGGTCATATAGTAGTTGAGCTTAGTGATCTCGACAATGAAGTTCTAGTCAAACTTGTTGGTGGAGATCTTGTGGAAACCGTTGTTGCACATGATGTGATCGGTCGATTGATGATACAGTGTGCACGTCAGCCAGGTCTTGCTCAG ATATGGGAAGATATTCTTGGCTTTGAGAACTGTGAATTCTACATCAAGAGATGGCCTAAGTTGGATGGAATGCGATTTGAAGATGTGCTGATTAGCTTTCCTGATGCTGTTCCATGTGGCATAAAAGTGGCATCTTATGGGGGCAAGATTATTTTAAACCCTGATGATTGTTATGTTTTGCAAGAGGGTGATGAGGTGATAGTAATTGCAGAAGATGATGACACATATGCCCCAGCACCGTTGCCCAAG GTTAGGAGAGGGTATCTGCCTAAAGATTTTGTTGTTCCAAAGTCTCCAGAAAGAATATTGTTTTGTGGTTGGCGCCGTGATATAGAAGATATGATAATG GTACTTGATGCTTTCCTTGCGCCAGGATCAGAGTTGTGGATGTTTAATGATGTCCCTGAGGTTGACAGGGAAAGAAAGCTGATTGATGGAGGTCTGGACTTCAGTCGTCTAGATAATATTACTTTGGTGCATCGTGAAGGAAATGCTGTCATTCGCCGTCACCTGGAGAGCCTCCCTTTAGAATCAtttgattct ATCCTGATTTTGGCAGATGAATCTGTAGAAGATTCAGCAATCCAAGCTGACTCGAGATCACTTGCAACATTACTGCTGATCAGAGATATTCAG GCAAAACGGCTTCCATATAAGGAAGCAATGGTTTCACCTGTTCCCCGAGGGACCTTTTCTGAAGGTGCTTGGATAGGGGAGATGCAACAAGCATCTGACAAATCTGTTATAATTAGTGAGATTTTGGATCCTAGGACTAAAAATTTGATGTCAATGTCAAAAATCAGTGACTATGTTCTTTCAAATGAACTTGTGAGCATGGCATTGGCAATGGTTGCAGAAGATCGGCAGATAAATGATGTCTTGGAGGAGCTCTTTGCCGAACAG GGAAATGAAATGCAAATACGACCATCAGATTTGTACCTTAGAGATGAAGAGGAGTTAAATTTCTTCGAGGTCATTTTACGTGCTAGACAGAGGAAAGAGATTGTCATTGGGTACCGTCTTGAAGGTGCTGAGCGTGCCATAATCAATCCAACAGACAAGGTTTCAAGGCGAAGGTGGTCGCCCAAGGATGTTTTTGTTGTTATATCCGAGAAAGAATGA
- the LOC101765244 gene encoding probable ion channel CASTOR isoform X3, whose translation MPLDPDSSSSPPPPAAQHRDWFFPPAPPFLPSSRARTPRTPFPFTYRSSKPYSVYSLPDRRPPPTPRSRSRSPHPPPEQQQQQAPPPPPAPRRRDPRYAGVRRDDARTAASEKAAPPTAALVHGRKPAASAITPRWSGVLSAAVILPCLVSLLRRNFSLHDEVYHLQEQLAVATTKLQSCIIGSSSDMSDISFLHQDDNVAMPNRSLKNFSLLISLSVLYAPLVILKYIDLVSKIRSSPDSEEVPINKRFAYRVDIFLSLQPYAKPLVLLVATLLLIALGGLALFGVTDDSLSDCLWLSWTFVADSGNHANAVGFGPKLVSVSISIGGMLVFAMMLGLVTDSISEKFDSLRKGRSEVIEQSHTLILGWSDKLGSLLNQIAIANESLGGGTIVVMAERDKEEMEADIAKMEFDLKGTAVICRSGSPLILADLKKVSVSKARAIVVLAEEGNADQSDARALRTVLSLTGVKEGLRGHIVVELSDLDNEVLVKLVGGDLVETVVAHDVIGRLMIQCARQPGLAQIWEDILGFENCEFYIKRWPKLDGMRFEDVLISFPDAVPCGIKVASYGGKIILNPDDCYVLQEGDEVIVIAEDDDTYAPAPLPKVRRGYLPKDFVVPKSPERILFCGWRRDIEDMIMVLDAFLAPGSELWMFNDVPEVDRERKLIDGGLDFSRLDNITLVHREGNAVIRRHLESLPLESFDSILILADESVEDSAIQADSRSLATLLLIRDIQAKRLPYKEAMVSPVPRGTFSEGAWIGEMQQASDKSVIISEILDPRTKNLMSMSKISDYVLSNELVSMALAMVAEDRQINDVLEELFAEQVNYTYTIHLQKGK comes from the exons ATGCCCCTGGACCCCgactcctcctcgtcgccgccgccgccggctgcgcaACACCGCGATTGGTTcttcccgccggcgccgcccttcctcccctcctccagGGCCCGAACACCCAGGACCCCCTTCCCCTTCACCTACCGCTCCTCCAAGCCCTACTCCGTCTACTCGCTGCCcgaccgccggccgcctcctacGCCACGCTCCCGCTCGCGCTCCCCGCACCCACcgccggagcagcagcagcagcaggcgccgccgcctccgcccgcgccgcgccgtcgtgACCCCCGGTACGCCGGCGTCCGCCGCGATGATGCCCGTACGGCTGCCTCCGAGAAAGCCGCGCCCCCGACGGCCGCGCTGGTGCACGGGAGGAAGCCGGCAGCATCGGCGATCACCCCGCGGTGGTCGGGGGTGCTCTCCGCGGCG GTTATTTTACCGTGCTTAGTCTCCCTTCTCCGTAGGAACTTCTCCTTACACGATGAGGTTTACCATTTGCAG GAACAGCTTGCTGTAGCTACTACAAAACTTCAGTCATGTATTATAGGCTCCTCCTCGGATATGAGCGACATTAGTTTCCTGCATCAGGATGACAACGTTGCCATGCCAAACAGAAGTCTTAAGAACTTTTCCCTGCTTATCTCACTTTCTGTACTGTATGCACCACTGGTAATTCTCAAGTACATAGACCTGGTGTCAAAGATAAGGAGTTCACCTGACTCTGAAGAAGTTCCCATAAACAAGCGGTTCGCATACAGAGTTGATATATTTTTGTCACTTCAACCGTATGCTAAACCGTTGGTTCTACTTGTTGCTACACTGTTGCTGATTGCTCTTGGTGGGTTGGCTCTGTTTGGTGTGACTGATGATAGCTTATCTGATTGTCTTTGGCTGTCCTGGACCTTCGTTGCTGACTCAGGGAACCATGCTAACGCAGTGGGTTTTGGACCCAAGCTGGTTTCAGTTTCAATTAGTATTGGTGGGATGCTGGTTTTTGCCATGATGCTTGGTCTTGTCACCGATTCAATCTCTGAGAAGTTTGATTCTTTGAGGAAAGGAAGAAGTGAAGTCATAGAGCAGAGCCACACTCTGATTCTTGGATGGAGCGACAAGTTG GGATCTTTGCTGAACCAAATCGCCATTGCTAATGAAAGCTTGGGAGGTGGGACCATTGTAGTGATGGCAGAGAGAGACAAAGAGGAAATGGAAGCAGACATTGCTAAAATGGAGTTTGACTTGAAAGGAACAGCTGTAATATGTAGAAGTGGAAGCCCTCTGATTCTCGCTGACCTGAAAAAG GTCTCAGTTTCAAAGGCACGAGCAATTGTGGTTCTAGCCGAAGAAGGAAACGCTGACCAG AGTGATGCACGGGCACTGCGAACAGTCTTGAGTTTAACTGGAGTTAAAGAGGGACTAAGAGGTCATATAGTAGTTGAGCTTAGTGATCTCGACAATGAAGTTCTAGTCAAACTTGTTGGTGGAGATCTTGTGGAAACCGTTGTTGCACATGATGTGATCGGTCGATTGATGATACAGTGTGCACGTCAGCCAGGTCTTGCTCAG ATATGGGAAGATATTCTTGGCTTTGAGAACTGTGAATTCTACATCAAGAGATGGCCTAAGTTGGATGGAATGCGATTTGAAGATGTGCTGATTAGCTTTCCTGATGCTGTTCCATGTGGCATAAAAGTGGCATCTTATGGGGGCAAGATTATTTTAAACCCTGATGATTGTTATGTTTTGCAAGAGGGTGATGAGGTGATAGTAATTGCAGAAGATGATGACACATATGCCCCAGCACCGTTGCCCAAG GTTAGGAGAGGGTATCTGCCTAAAGATTTTGTTGTTCCAAAGTCTCCAGAAAGAATATTGTTTTGTGGTTGGCGCCGTGATATAGAAGATATGATAATG GTACTTGATGCTTTCCTTGCGCCAGGATCAGAGTTGTGGATGTTTAATGATGTCCCTGAGGTTGACAGGGAAAGAAAGCTGATTGATGGAGGTCTGGACTTCAGTCGTCTAGATAATATTACTTTGGTGCATCGTGAAGGAAATGCTGTCATTCGCCGTCACCTGGAGAGCCTCCCTTTAGAATCAtttgattct ATCCTGATTTTGGCAGATGAATCTGTAGAAGATTCAGCAATCCAAGCTGACTCGAGATCACTTGCAACATTACTGCTGATCAGAGATATTCAG GCAAAACGGCTTCCATATAAGGAAGCAATGGTTTCACCTGTTCCCCGAGGGACCTTTTCTGAAGGTGCTTGGATAGGGGAGATGCAACAAGCATCTGACAAATCTGTTATAATTAGTGAGATTTTGGATCCTAGGACTAAAAATTTGATGTCAATGTCAAAAATCAGTGACTATGTTCTTTCAAATGAACTTGTGAGCATGGCATTGGCAATGGTTGCAGAAGATCGGCAGATAAATGATGTCTTGGAGGAGCTCTTTGCCGAACAG GTTAACTATACCTATACAATCCATCTCCAGAAAG GGAAATGA